Proteins encoded together in one Temnothorax longispinosus isolate EJ_2023e chromosome 5, Tlon_JGU_v1, whole genome shotgun sequence window:
- the LOC139813755 gene encoding putative fatty acyl-CoA reductase CG5065: protein MSNQADKPQVKLTESEIAQFFSGRKVLITVGLGFLGKLLIEKLLRCCPNIATLYIFVRGKDGKNPHERVQQLEEMPLYEKLKKEQPDFLQKLIVIESDLNTTNLGLSKQDRNRLLDTNVIFHGATIVRSNQRLRTMTNVNVQATKQILLLAREMPNLKAFVHLSTVFAHSPIRSIEEKHYPPPMETDELLSLVNVLNDKKLDAITPSLIGGWPNTFTFTKAIAEDTVLRYGSGMPVCIVRPSIVTSTWNEPIMGWADSVYGPIGLLVSSSLGLLRTIHCHTDKNLDFVPADYVTSCLIAAAWHTSMRNIKKEFEVDVETGVVPDVEKVSVYNYVSSCQRPITWDTFRKHVRAHGSKIPGVRDIRLQCMFWNSRLWVHKILMCLFHLLPAVIVDGTAILTGRDPRWYKTYDLIHAHLSATSYFMTQQWCFRNDAVVKLRERMNAVDREIFEFDMSNFDWSEYIKRMVRGIRDFIGKAPWDAVEEGLAEYIEL, encoded by the exons ATGTCTAATCAAGC CGACAAGCCTCAGGTCAAGTTGACGGAAAGTGAAATAGCACAATTTTTCTCGGGACGTAAAGTCCTTATAACGGTTGGCTTGGGCTTTCTGGGAAAGCTTTTGATCGAGAAATTACTGCG ATGTTGCCCAAACATCGCGACACTGTACATATTTGTGAGAGGAAAAGATGGAAAGAATCCTCACGAACGCGTGCAACAACTTGAAGAGATGCCT TTATATGagaaattgaagaaagaaCAACCGGACTTCTTACAGAAATTGATAGTGATCGAGAGCGATCTGAATACGACAAACTTGGGGTTATCTAAGCAAGATCGAAACAGATTGCTCGACACGAACGTTATCTTTCACGGTGCAACAATTGTACGATCTAATCAAAGACTTCGTACCATGACAAACGTCAATGTGCAGGCCACGAAGCAAATATTGCTACTCGCGAGAGAAATGCCGAATCTTAAG GCTTTCGTTCACCTGTCGACGGTTTTTGCTCACTCGCCAATCAGATCTATTGAGGAGAAACACTATCCCCCGCCAATGGAAACCGACGAATTATTATCGCTGGTGAATGTCCTGAACGATAAAAAGTTGGATGCTATTACACCGTC ATTGATCGGCGGCTGGCCCAACACGTTCACGTTTACGAAAGCGATCGCGGAGGATACGGTGCTGCGATACGGCAGCGGAATGCCGGTGTGCATCGTGCGACCGTCTATCGTGACGTCGACCTGGAACGAGCCGATCATGGGTTGGGCCGACAGTGTATACGGGCCTATTGGTCTCTTGGTCAGTTCGAGTCTCGGCCTATTGCGCACGATACATTGCCACACCGACAAAAACCTCGACTTCGTACCGGCCGATTACGTGACATCGTGCTTGATCGCCGCCGCCTGGCACACCAGCATGAG AAACATCAAGAAAGAATTTGAAGTGGACGTGGAGACGGGCGTTGTGCCGGACGTGGAAAAGGTATCGGTGTACAATTATGTGTCGTCCTGTCAAAGGCCGATAACCTGGGACACGTTTCGAAAACACGTACGCGCCCACGGATCAAAGATACCGGGTGTGAGAGATATACGGCTGCAGTGCATGTTTTGGAACAGTAGACTGTGGGTGCACAAGATTCTCATGTGCCTGTTCCACTTGTTGCCCGCGGTCATAGTGGACGGGACGGCCATTCTCACCGGCCGAGATCCAAG ATGGTACAAGACCTACGATCTGATACATGCTCATCTTTCGGCGACGTCCTATTTTATGACGCAGCAATGGTGCTTCAGGAATGACGCGGTGGTCAAGCTTCGGGAACGAATGAACGCAGTAGATCGCGAGATATTCGAATTCGACATGAGTAACTTCGATTGGAGCGAATATATAAAACGAATGGTCCGCGGTATTCGCGACTTCATCGGCAAAGCCCCGTGGGATGCTGTGGAAGAAGGATTGGCCGAATACATTGAACTATGA